Proteins found in one Eriocheir sinensis breed Jianghai 21 chromosome 14, ASM2467909v1, whole genome shotgun sequence genomic segment:
- the LOC126998469 gene encoding lysosomal acid glucosylceramidase-like isoform X2: MKPPGARCVLLWLLWQQFSPCHGANDECRSRDYGHGSTVCVCDATHCDTLPPIDPPPAPSSYIISSDKAGRRWDITKAAFTEFSSTLSPNDILSDELEEEVVEVRLDTEERYQTIIGFGGAFTDAAGLNILSLPLKLQDTVLRAYYAPEGLQYTMGRVPIGGTDFSTHPYTYDDLPHGYADPTLLKFALAKEDLSAKIPMIRQALRMSPVPLKLFGSAWGAPGWMKDSGSIAGKGKIFPKYYETWAQYHIRFLQGYAKHNITFWGLTTQNEPTDGLQSWFEFNAVGWTPKEQAQWVGMHLGPALEHAGLGHLKVMVLDDNRIFLPKWVDEVMSNPAAAKYVSGVAVHWYIDWLTPPLTLDLTHQRHPKLFILYTEACTGQWPWQPLKVVLGSWPRAESYAANIIQSLNHWSTGWTDWNLALDEKGGPNWVNNNVDAPIIVNASAKEVYKQPMYYALAHFTKLLVPGSVRVKLTTTSATVSNYLSHTAFIRPDNATVVIFLNK, from the exons ATGAAGCCGCCGGGAGCCCGCTGTGTTCTCTTGTGGCTCCTCTGGCAGCAATTTTCACCGTGTCATGGCGCGAACG ATGAGTGCCGCAGCCGGGACTATGGCCATGGCAGTACTGTATGTGTATGTGATGCCACCCACTGTGATACCCTCCCCCCCATCGACCCGCCACCTGCGCCCTCATCGTACATCATCTCCTCGGACAAGGCTGGCCGCCGCTGGGACATCACCAAAGCTGCCTTTACTGAGTTTTCCAGTACTCTTTCCCCCAATGATATCCTGTCAG atgagttggaggaggaggtggtagaagtGAGGCTTGATACCGAAGAGAGGTACCAGACAATCATTGGTTTTGGTGGTGCATTCACCGACGCAGCTGGACTCAACATTCTCTCACTGCCCCTAAAGCTGCAGGACACTGTGCTCAG GGCCTATTATGCTCCCGAGGGCCTGCAGTACACCATGGGCCGAGTACCCATAGGAGGCACTGACTTCAGCACTCATCCCTACACTTATGATGACCTGCCCCATGGTTATGCAGACCCCACACTACTCAAATTTGCTCTGGCCAAGGAAGACCTGTCAGCtaag ATACCCATGATCAGACAAGCATTACGCATGTCTCCGGTGCCCCTTAAGCTCTTTGGGTCAGCGTGGGGTGCACCGGGCTGGATGAAGGACTCGGGTTCCATTGCTGGCAAGGGCAAGATTTTCCCCAAGTATTATGAAACCTGGGCACAATACCACATAAG GTTCTTGCAGGGCTACGCCAAACACAACATCACCTTCTGGGGACTCACCACACAGAATGAACCAACTGATGGACTCCAGTCTTGGTTCGAGTTCAATGCAGTTGGCTGGACCCCCAAGGAGCAG GCTCAGTGGGTGGGGATGCACCTTGGGCCAGCCTTGGAGCACGCTGGCCTTGGCCACCTCAAGGTGATGGTACTGGATGACAACCGCATCTTTCTGCCTAAGTGGGTGGATGAG GTGATGTCCAACCCAGCTGCCGCCAAGTATGTGTCCGGTGTGGCGGTGCACTGGTACATAGACTGGCTCACCCCTCCACTGACACTTGACCTCACACACCAGCGCCACCCCAAGCTCTTCATCCTGTATACCGAGGCCTGCACAG GTCAGTGGCCATGGCAGCCTCTCAAAGTGGTCCTGGGCTCCTGGCCACGGGCTGAGAGTTATGCAGCAAACATAATACAA AGTCTGAATCATTGGTCAACTGGTTGGACAGACTGGAACCTGGCCCTGGATGAGAAGGGTGGACCAAACTGGGTGAACAACAATGTGGATGCCCCAATCATTGTTAATGCA AGTGCCAAGGAGGTATACAAGCAACCCATGTACTATGCCCTGGCCCACTTCACCAAGCTGCTGGTGCCAGGCAGTGTGCGGGTCAAGCTCACCACCACCAGTGCTACAGTCTCCAATTACTTGTCTCACACAGCTTTCATCCGTCCAGACAATGCCACAGTTGTCATCTTCCTTAATAAGTAA
- the LOC126998469 gene encoding lysosomal acid glucosylceramidase-like isoform X1 encodes MKPPGARCVLLWLLWQQFSPCHGANDECRSRDYGHGSTVCVCDATHCDTLPPIDPPPAPSSYIISSDKAGRRWDITKAAFTEFSSTLSPNDILSDELEEEVVEVRLDTEERYQTIIGFGGAFTDAAGLNILSLPLKLQDTVLRAYYAPEGLQYTMGRVPIGGTDFSTHPYTYDDLPHGYADPTLLKFALAKEDLSAKIPMIRQALRMSPVPLKLFGSAWGAPGWMKDSGSIAGKGKIFPKYYETWAQYHIRFLQGYAKHNITFWGLTTQNEPTDGLQSWFEFNAVGWTPKEQAQWVGMHLGPALEHAGLGHLKVMVLDDNRIFLPKWVDEVMSNPAAAKYVSGVAVHWYIDWLTPPLTLDLTHQRHPKLFILYTEACTGQWPWQPLKVVLGSWPRAESYAANIIQSLNHWSTGWTDWNLALDEKGGPNWVNNNVDAPIIVNASAKEVYKQPMYYALAHFTKLLVPGSVRVKLTTTSATVSNYLSHTAFIRPDNATVVIFLNKDSLPRRVHFLDPRVGSLRLSMNPRSLVTITFGPPLPTDQ; translated from the exons ATGAAGCCGCCGGGAGCCCGCTGTGTTCTCTTGTGGCTCCTCTGGCAGCAATTTTCACCGTGTCATGGCGCGAACG ATGAGTGCCGCAGCCGGGACTATGGCCATGGCAGTACTGTATGTGTATGTGATGCCACCCACTGTGATACCCTCCCCCCCATCGACCCGCCACCTGCGCCCTCATCGTACATCATCTCCTCGGACAAGGCTGGCCGCCGCTGGGACATCACCAAAGCTGCCTTTACTGAGTTTTCCAGTACTCTTTCCCCCAATGATATCCTGTCAG atgagttggaggaggaggtggtagaagtGAGGCTTGATACCGAAGAGAGGTACCAGACAATCATTGGTTTTGGTGGTGCATTCACCGACGCAGCTGGACTCAACATTCTCTCACTGCCCCTAAAGCTGCAGGACACTGTGCTCAG GGCCTATTATGCTCCCGAGGGCCTGCAGTACACCATGGGCCGAGTACCCATAGGAGGCACTGACTTCAGCACTCATCCCTACACTTATGATGACCTGCCCCATGGTTATGCAGACCCCACACTACTCAAATTTGCTCTGGCCAAGGAAGACCTGTCAGCtaag ATACCCATGATCAGACAAGCATTACGCATGTCTCCGGTGCCCCTTAAGCTCTTTGGGTCAGCGTGGGGTGCACCGGGCTGGATGAAGGACTCGGGTTCCATTGCTGGCAAGGGCAAGATTTTCCCCAAGTATTATGAAACCTGGGCACAATACCACATAAG GTTCTTGCAGGGCTACGCCAAACACAACATCACCTTCTGGGGACTCACCACACAGAATGAACCAACTGATGGACTCCAGTCTTGGTTCGAGTTCAATGCAGTTGGCTGGACCCCCAAGGAGCAG GCTCAGTGGGTGGGGATGCACCTTGGGCCAGCCTTGGAGCACGCTGGCCTTGGCCACCTCAAGGTGATGGTACTGGATGACAACCGCATCTTTCTGCCTAAGTGGGTGGATGAG GTGATGTCCAACCCAGCTGCCGCCAAGTATGTGTCCGGTGTGGCGGTGCACTGGTACATAGACTGGCTCACCCCTCCACTGACACTTGACCTCACACACCAGCGCCACCCCAAGCTCTTCATCCTGTATACCGAGGCCTGCACAG GTCAGTGGCCATGGCAGCCTCTCAAAGTGGTCCTGGGCTCCTGGCCACGGGCTGAGAGTTATGCAGCAAACATAATACAA AGTCTGAATCATTGGTCAACTGGTTGGACAGACTGGAACCTGGCCCTGGATGAGAAGGGTGGACCAAACTGGGTGAACAACAATGTGGATGCCCCAATCATTGTTAATGCA AGTGCCAAGGAGGTATACAAGCAACCCATGTACTATGCCCTGGCCCACTTCACCAAGCTGCTGGTGCCAGGCAGTGTGCGGGTCAAGCTCACCACCACCAGTGCTACAGTCTCCAATTACTTGTCTCACACAGCTTTCATCCGTCCAGACAATGCCACAGTTGTCATCTTCCTTAATAA ggacagccTACCAAGACGTGTGCACTTCCTTGACCCTCGTGTGGGGAGTCTCAGGCTCTCGATGAACCCGCGCTCCCTGGTCACCATCACCTTTGGCCCCCCCTTGCCTACGGACCAATAG
- the LOC126998470 gene encoding bcl-2-like protein 1: MAPEAKKEPVASKLPSDSETDEGFHSPSTSRSELRCSKEEEAPKEEEESPAQPQNSTTTTTTESPDNDVIKARRLAEFTVQAVTGKSQSRPQDPVEETLIRCVRSMMLKHEILLRGMMRRLDVRPQTGYDAFVGVANELFEGQKRAVTWGRVVALYAFGAQLALHSIEKKEEDFCARIEEFLGQYASEVLVPFVKQEGGWTKICEEFPAEVDLESKAWKVLTWTAIGLGLAATASFFTSH, encoded by the exons ATGGCTCCTGAAGCGAAAAAGGAACCTGTGGCGTCTAAGCTTCCCTCCGATAGTGAAACGGACGAAGGCTTCCACTCCCCGTCCACCAGCAGATCAGAACTGAGGtgtagcaaggaggaggaggccccgaaggaggaggaggagagccccGCACAGCCccaaaactccaccaccaccaccaccacggaaagCCCAGACAATGACGTTATCAAGGCTCGCCGTCTCGCTGAGTTTACCGTGCAGGCTGTGACGGGGAAGAGCCAGAGCCGCCCCCAGGACCCTGTAGAGGAGACCCTGATCCGCTGTGTGAGGAGCATGATGCTGAAACATGAAATTCTCCTGCGAGGAATGATGCGACGGCTGGACGTGAGGCCGCAGACGGGGTACGATGCCTTTGTCGGGGTGGCCAACGAGCTCTTTGAGGGCCAGAAGAGGGCCGTCACGTGGGGGAGGGTGGTGGCCTTGTACGCCTTCGGGGCCCAGCTGGCGCTCCACTCCatcgagaagaaggaggaggacttctGTGCCCGCATCGAGGAGTTCCTGGGCCAGTACGCCAGTGAGGTGCTGGTTCCCTTTGTCAAACAGGAAGGAGGATGG ACCAAAATCTGTGAGGAGTTCCCAGCTGAGGTGGATCTAGAGAGCAAGGCCTGGAAGGTGCTGACCTGGACTGCCATTGGTCTTGGTCTTGCAGCCACTGCCTCCTTCTTCACCAGTCACTGA